The Bradyrhizobium betae genomic interval GCGGCGCCTGTGCCGCCGCGGCTCCCGTCTTGCGGCGCGACGAGAACAGCAATCGGCCGTCGGCATCGCGGATGTCGTAGAGATAGCGGCCATAGGCTTCGGAATAGAGGCCGCGAAGGCTGTCCGGCAGATTGAACGTCAGCAGGCCGTCCGGCGCCGCGACGATGCGCTCGGCCAGCACTTCGGCCTGCGCCCGCATGGCCTTGCGGTGCAGCTGGTCGACCTCGGAATTGAGCAGCCAGAACAGCACCAGCGGCAGGAAGATCGCGACCACCGCGACCGCCACGATGTGCATGAACACGATGCGCGAGATCAGCGATTTGAACGTCGGCCTGACGAACGCTCCGCCGGCCACGTTATTTCTCCTCGGCCATGAGATAGCCGACGCCGCGGATGGTGTGGATCACGACCTTGGCGCCGTGTTCAGCGAGCTGCTTGCGCAGCCGTGAGACGTAGACCTCGACCGCGTTGGAGGCGACCTCGCCTTCGAGCCCGAAGATGTGGTCCTCGACGTTCTTCTTCGGCACCACCCGCCCCTGCCGGCGCAGCAGGATCTCCAGCACCGAGGTCTCGCGCGCGGAGATGATCCGCGGCTGGTCGTCGACGAATATCTGGCGGCTCTCGGTGTCGTAGACGAGGTTGGCGAGGCGCAGCGAACGGCCGAGCAACTGACCGGGACGGCGCAGGATCGCCTCCAGCCGGGCCACCAGCTCCTCCATCGCGAACGGCTTGGCAAGATAGTCGTCGGCGCCGCTGCGCAGGCCGGTGACGCGGTCCTGCAAGCCGCCGCGCGCGGTCAGCACCAGCACCGGCAGTGGCTCCATCTGCCGGCGCAATTCGCGCAGCACCGACAGGCCGTCGCCGTCGGGCAGGCCGAGGTCGAGGATCATCGCGGCATAGCTGACGCTGCTGACCGCCTCGCGCGCCTCGGCGGCGCTGCCGACGATGTCGCTCTCATACCCCGCCGTCGCCAGCCCGGCGGCGACCAGCCGCGACAGTTCGGCATTGTCCTCGACGATCAGAAGACGCATCGCATTCCCGCCGGATGTTCCGGTGCAATCGCGGCTCGCGCCGCATCGCTGATCTCTTCCATCATTCGCGCAGTTTCGGCCAGCAAAAAGGCGGGGCTTGCCGGCCTTTTGGTGCGCTGTCAGGTTCGTGTAAGCCACTCAGGCGAGTGCGCACAAGTCTTACCGCAAAATCGCCAGCTTGCGATATATAGACCATACGGTCTATATATCAGGAATGCGCAATCAGACCCCAGTGCAGTCGCCCCGTGGCCGCCCCCGGAGTTTCGACCTGGACGTCGCGGTCGAACGCGCGATGGACGTGTTCTGGTCGCGCGGCTATCACGCCACGGCGCTCCCCGATCTGCTGCGCGCGACCAGGCTCTCGCGCGGCAGTCTTTACGCCGCGTTCGGCGACAAGCACTCGCTGTTCCTGCGTGCGCTGGATCGCTACATTGCCGACGCCCTGACCCGGATCGACACCGAACTCGCCCCCGACAGGTGGCCGGTCGACGGCCTGCGGGCCTTCCTTGCCGGCTACGTCGACCGCACCAGCGGTGCCAATGGCCGGCGCGGATGCCTGCTCGTGGCCACAGCCATGGAACTGGCCGGCCAGGATGCCGAGGTTGGCCGTCGCATCGCGAGCTTCTTCAAGGCGCTGGAGACCAGGCTGGCGGCTGCCTTGTCCCGCGCGAAGGCGGCGGGCCTGCTGGCCGATGGTGTCGAGCCCTCGAGTGCCGCCCGAATTCTGGTCTGTTTCGTTGAGGGGATGCGCGTGGTCGGAAAGACGGCGCCGGCACGGACGACGTCGAAGGCCACCGCTGACGCTCTTCTCGATCGCTTCATCAAGTGAGCAACCCAATCATATGAACGATCATGCCGCGCCTTCCGCCATCAGTGCATCTATATCTGGACCGAGCGGTCTCGAAATTAGGAATGCCATGTCGGCTCTCCAGGTCGTCTGCGCCGTCGCCGTTCCCCTGCTCTGGGGCTACCAGTTCGTGGCGATCAAGGTGGGCGTCACGGAGTTTCCGCCGCTGTTCTTCCTCGCGCTGCGCTTCCTCGCCATCGCGCTGCTGCTCGTTCCGTTCGTCAAGAGGCCCACGCGCCGACAGCTTGGCCCCATTGCCGCTATTTCGCTTTTCCTTGGCGGACTGAACTTCGGGCTGTTCTATGTCGGCCTTGGCCTCGGCTCGGGAAGCATGTCGGCCGTCGCATATCAGCTCGCCACGCCCTTCACCGTCCTGTTGGCCTGGCCGCTGCTCGCGGAGAGACCGTCCCTCATCACGTCGGCCGGCGTGGTACTCGCATTCGTCGGCGTGGTCGTGCTGGCAGCGCAGCCCGGCCTGTCGGCAAACCCGCTGCCGCTGCTACTCGTGGTCGGGGCAGCCTTCGCTTTCGCGGTGTCCAACGTCCTGGCCAAACGTTACGGCCCTTTCGATCCGCTGATGTTGATGGGGTGGTCGTCGCTGTTCACGGTGCCGCAGGTCATGGTGATGTCGCTGCTGCTCGAACACGGACAGTTGGCGAGCCTTGCCACCGCGGATGAAAATGGTTGGCTCGCCCTCGCCTACACGATTTTCATCGGCGGAATCGTCGGCTTTGGCCTCTGGTTCTGGCTGATCGCCCGCTGCTCGATGGGCCGCGTCGCCCCCTTCGGCCTGCTGCTGCCGGTGTTCGCCCTGATGTCGAGCGTGCTGTTCCTTGGCGAGCGTGTGACCCCGAGATTGATCGCCGGCGGGCTGCTCGCGATCTCCGGCGTTGCCATTACACAAATCCGACCGAGCGCGCGGCCACGCTGAACGCCTACAGTCCCTCTGAGCTGGTGCCCTGCCGCTGATAAGCCACCCTGAGTTCAGCCAACTGATCGCTTGTTGCTCCCTGCTCGGCGTTGGCGCGGCTTGCAGGCAAGTCCATGTAAGCGATCGGCTGCTCGAACTGGCTCGCCGTGAAGTCGTACCTTTCGCCTCCGATCCGATTGTAGAAATGATCGCCGGCCGGCAGGGGCGTCTTCAGCAGCTCGCCGCCGAAGAGGTCGTGGATCAGCAGCGCGGTGACGTTGCATTGCCCGGCCGCGGGGTTGCCCGCCGTCCATTGGCTGGCCGTCGACAGCGACCACGCCTTGCGTAGCGCGCGTTGAATATCATCGGGATCGAAGCGCATCGTCAGCTCCCAACGGATCCGCGTCGAGAATCAAATTTCGGATTATTCGATTTTTGCTTTATGCCATTGTTTTGCCCGACGTGTCAAACGGGTCCGTTGCGCGGCTGAGCGCAACTCCATCCGCGTGTCATTGCGAGCGGTGTAGAAGCGGACGCGCGCCTTCCTGCAAATTTACCCGGTAAGTCAAACTGTTGTCGGCCGCTATCGAGCCATTTTCCCGCACCCCGCGTCTACTGTGCATGGGGTTGTTTTGCGGACTTTGAGTACGCACATGCGCCGCCAAAGAAAAAGCCCGGCCTCGCGAACGCGGCCGGGCTCATTCATGTTGCGACGTTCATCGAAGGATCAGCCGCGGGTGCGCGAGCGGATCATGAAGCTGTCGTAGGTGTACTCGGCGACCTGCCACCACAGATATTCGTCGGAGCGGTAGGCCTGCATGGCGTCGATCGACTTCTTGAAGTCGGGGTTCTTGGCCGAGATCTCGCCCCACAGCTCGTTGGTCGCCTTGAGGCAGGCTTCGAGCACTTCGTTGGTGAAGGGACGAAGCTGGGTACCGCCGGCGACCAGACGCTTCAGTGCGGCCGGGTTCTGCATGTCATAGCGCGCGGCCATCCAGCTGTTGGCGTTGGCCATCGCATTGGTGAGGATCGCCTGGTAGTTCTTCGGCAGCGAATTCCACTTGTCCAGATGGACGAAGGAATGCACGGTCGGGCCGCCTTCCCAGAAGCCCGGATAGTAATAATACTTGGCAACCTTGGCGAAGCCGAGCTTCTCGTCATCGTAGGGACCGACCCATTCGGCAGCGTCGATGGTGCCCTTCTCCAGCGCCGGATAGATGTCGCCGCCGCCGAGCTGCTGCGGCACCACGCCGACCTTCTGGAGCACCTGGCCGGCGATGCCGCCGATGCGCATCTTGAGGCCGGACAGATCCGCAACGGTCTTGATCTCCTTGCGGAACCAGCCGCCCATCTGCGTTCCGGTGTTGCCGCAGGGGAAGCCGATCACGTTCGACTTCTTGAAGAACTCGTTGCCGAGCTCCATGCCGCCGCCCTGGTACCACCAGGAGTTCTGCTGGCGTGCGTTGAGGCCGAACGGCACCGAGGCGTAGATCGCGAAGGTCGGGTCCTTGCCGACATAGTAGTACGAGACGGTGTGGCACATCTCGACCGTGCCGTTCGAGGTCGCGTCGAGCGCCTGGAGGGCGGGGACGATTTCGCCCGCGGCGAACACCTGGATCTGGAACTTGTTGTCGGTCATCTCGGCGACGTATTTCGCCACCTGCTCGCCGCCGCCATAGATGGTGTCGAGCGACTTCGGGAAGCTCGAGGTCAGGCGCCACTTCACCTCGGGCGAGGACTGCGCGATCGCCGGCGAGGCCACAGCGGCGGTTGCCGCAGCACCAGCTGCCGACACTTTCAGAAAATCACGACGCTTCATCTTCAGGCTCTCCTTGCTGGGGCGTTTCCCCTAACTTCCTCTTTGCTGCCGCTCATTCCGGCGACGCGTTTTTGGGCCGCGTCGAACCGAAGGGGCTTGACTGCCGTGGGCCTTTAACACGGACCGCACGGTTTCGGAACGCGACATTGGCATGACGGGGCTCTACGAAAGTCGCACGTCCCCGGAAAAGACCGCTCAGACTGTGGCGACAACGCCCTTGAGCTGGTCCCGGACCTGGCCCGCAATGGCGCGGTAGATCGCCGCATGAGGCCCGTCCGGCTCGCTGTCGACCACGGGGCTGCCGGCATCCGAGCTGGCGCGAATCGCCATGTGCAGCGGGATCTCGCCCAGGAACGGCACACCCAGCTTCTCGGCCTCGTGGCGCGCCCCGCCGTGGCCGAAGATGTCGGATTTCGTGCCGCAATGCGGGCACTGGAAATAGCTCATGTTCTCGACGATGCCGAGCACGGGCACGTTGACCTTCCTGAACATCGCAAGCCCCCGCCGCGCGTCGATCAGGGACAGGTCCTGCGGGGTCGAGACGATCACGGCACCCTTCAGCGGCACGTTCTGCGCCAGCGTGAGCTGGGCATCGCCGGTGCCCGGCGGCAT includes:
- a CDS encoding response regulator transcription factor encodes the protein MRLLIVEDNAELSRLVAAGLATAGYESDIVGSAAEAREAVSSVSYAAMILDLGLPDGDGLSVLRELRRQMEPLPVLVLTARGGLQDRVTGLRSGADDYLAKPFAMEELVARLEAILRRPGQLLGRSLRLANLVYDTESRQIFVDDQPRIISARETSVLEILLRRQGRVVPKKNVEDHIFGLEGEVASNAVEVYVSRLRKQLAEHGAKVVIHTIRGVGYLMAEEK
- a CDS encoding TetR/AcrR family transcriptional regulator; this encodes MRNQTPVQSPRGRPRSFDLDVAVERAMDVFWSRGYHATALPDLLRATRLSRGSLYAAFGDKHSLFLRALDRYIADALTRIDTELAPDRWPVDGLRAFLAGYVDRTSGANGRRGCLLVATAMELAGQDAEVGRRIASFFKALETRLAAALSRAKAAGLLADGVEPSSAARILVCFVEGMRVVGKTAPARTTSKATADALLDRFIK
- a CDS encoding TRAP transporter substrate-binding protein; amino-acid sequence: MKRRDFLKVSAAGAAATAAVASPAIAQSSPEVKWRLTSSFPKSLDTIYGGGEQVAKYVAEMTDNKFQIQVFAAGEIVPALQALDATSNGTVEMCHTVSYYYVGKDPTFAIYASVPFGLNARQQNSWWYQGGGMELGNEFFKKSNVIGFPCGNTGTQMGGWFRKEIKTVADLSGLKMRIGGIAGQVLQKVGVVPQQLGGGDIYPALEKGTIDAAEWVGPYDDEKLGFAKVAKYYYYPGFWEGGPTVHSFVHLDKWNSLPKNYQAILTNAMANANSWMAARYDMQNPAALKRLVAGGTQLRPFTNEVLEACLKATNELWGEISAKNPDFKKSIDAMQAYRSDEYLWWQVAEYTYDSFMIRSRTRG
- a CDS encoding YunG family protein: MRFDPDDIQRALRKAWSLSTASQWTAGNPAAGQCNVTALLIHDLFGGELLKTPLPAGDHFYNRIGGERYDFTASQFEQPIAYMDLPASRANAEQGATSDQLAELRVAYQRQGTSSEGL
- a CDS encoding DMT family transporter: MSALQVVCAVAVPLLWGYQFVAIKVGVTEFPPLFFLALRFLAIALLLVPFVKRPTRRQLGPIAAISLFLGGLNFGLFYVGLGLGSGSMSAVAYQLATPFTVLLAWPLLAERPSLITSAGVVLAFVGVVVLAAQPGLSANPLPLLLVVGAAFAFAVSNVLAKRYGPFDPLMLMGWSSLFTVPQVMVMSLLLEHGQLASLATADENGWLALAYTIFIGGIVGFGLWFWLIARCSMGRVAPFGLLLPVFALMSSVLFLGERVTPRLIAGGLLAISGVAITQIRPSARPR